Proteins encoded in a region of the Melospiza georgiana isolate bMelGeo1 chromosome 2, bMelGeo1.pri, whole genome shotgun sequence genome:
- the SCNN1A gene encoding amiloride-sensitive sodium channel subunit alpha, whose product MGTAPPSGSVKAGKMPEGEKMRQCKQEEEQQQKEEEREGLIEFYSSYQELFQFFCSNTTIHGAIRLVCSKKNKMKTAFWSVLFFLTFGLMYWQFGILYREYFSYPVNLNLNLNSDRLTFPAVTLCTLNPYRYSAIRKQLDKLDEITHQTLLDLYDYNMSLPQRDWSTSSSQRRSSRSLLHHIQRHPLRRQKRDNLVNLPENSPSVDKNDWKIGFVLCNENNDCFHQAYSSGVDAVREWYSFHYINILAQVPDAKALDESDFENFIYACRFNEATCDKANYTHFHHPLYGNCYTFNDNSSSVWTSSMPGINNGLSLVVRTEQNDFIPLLSTVTGARVMVHDQNEPAFMDDGGFNVRPGIETSISMRKEITERLGGSYSDCTEDGSDVPVQNLYSSRYTEQVCIRSCFQLNMVERCGCAYYFYPLPRRAEYCDYTKHKAWGYCYYKLLAEFKADVLGCFHKCRKPCKMTEYQLSAGYSRWPSAVSEDWVFYMLSQQNKYNITSKRNGVAKVNIFFKEWNYKTNGESPAFTVVTLLSQLGNQWSLWFGSSVLSVMELAELVLDFIAITFILGFRWFRSRQKLPAAVPPMNSQDNAAFQDEAPALRAPHRFTVEAVVTTLPSYNSLEPRGPSRDGEEGHE is encoded by the exons ATGAGACAATGTAAGCAAGAAGAGGAGCAGCAACAGAAAGAAGAGGAGCGGGAGGGTCTCATCGAATTCTACAGCTCCTACCAGGAGCTATTTCAGTTCTTCTGCAGCAACACAACCATCCACGGGGCTATCCGCCTGGTGTGCTCCAAAAAGAATAAGATGAAGACAGCCTTCTGGTCCGTCCTCTTCTTCCTCACCTTCGGCTTAATGTACTGGCAGTTCGGGATCCTCTACAGGGAGTACTTCAGCTACCCTGTCAACCTCAACCTCAACCTGAACTCCGACCGGCTGACTTTCCCGGCCGTGACGCTGTGCACCCTCAATCCGTACAG ATACAGCGCCATCCGAAAGCAGCTGGATAAACTGGATGAAATCACCCACCAGACACTGCTAGACCTCTATGACTACAACATGTCTCTGCCACAGAGAGACTGGTCCACGTCGTCCTCACAAAGGCGCAGCTCAAGGAGCCTGCTCCATCACATCCAGCGCCATCCTCTGCGGAGGCAGAAGCGGGACAACTTAGTCAACCTGCCAGAGAACAGCCCCTCAGTGGACAAGAATGACTGGAAAATTGGCTTTGTTCTG TGCAATGAAAACAACGACTGTTTCCACCAGGCGTACTCCTCGGGAGTGGATGCCGTGCGGGAATGGTACAGCTTTCACTACATCAATATCCTGGCGCAGGTGCCTGATGCAAAAGCCCTGGACGAGTCTGACTTTGAGAATTTCATCTATGCTTGCCGCTTCAACGAGGCAACCTGTGACAAGGC GAACTACACCCACTTCCACCATCCCTTGTATGGCAACTGCTATACCTTTAATGACAACAGCAGCAGCGTGTGGACATCCTCGATGCCTGGGATCAATAATG GTCTCTCGCTGGTGGTGCGCACCGAGCAGAACGATTTCATCCCTCTGCTGTCCACGGTGACGGGAGCCAGGGTCATGGTCCATGACCAGAATGAGCCAGCCTTCATGGATGATGGGGGCTTCAATGTTCGTCCTGGCATCGAGACCTCCATCAGCATGAGAAAG GAGATCACCGAGCGCCTCGGGGGCAGTTACAGCGACTGCACAGAGGATGGCAGTGACGTGCCAGTGCAAAACCTGTACTCATCCCGCTACACCGAGCAG GTCTGCATTCGCTCCTGCTTCCAGCTCAACATGGTAGAGCGCTGTGGCTGTGCATATTACTTCTATCccctgcccaggagagcagagtACTGCGACTACACGAAGCACAAGGCCTGGG GCTACTGCTATTACAAACTCCTGGCTGAGTTCAAAGCTGATGTGCTGGGCTGTTTCCACAAATGTCGGAAACCTTGCAA AATGACAGAATACCAGCTGTCAGCTGGATACTCCCGCTGGCCTTCTGCTGTCTCAGAG GACTGGGTTTTCTACATGCTTTCACAACAGAACAAATACAATATCACATCCAAGAG GAACGGAGTTGCCAAAGTGAATATCTTCTTTAAGGAGTGGAACTACAAGACCAATGGGGAGTCTCCAGCCTTCACG GTCGTGACTCTGCTGTCCCAGCTTGGGAACCAGTGGAGTCTCTGGTTTGGATCCTCTGTCCTGTCTGTGATGGAGCTTGCAGAGCTGGTTCTGGATTTCATTGCCATCACGTTTATCCTGGGATTCCGCTGGTTCCGCTCCCGGCAGAAGCTGCCCGCGGCGGTGCCCCCCATGAACAGCCAGGATAATGCCGCTTTCCAAGACGAGGCACCGGCGCTCCGTGCTCCTCATCGCTTCACCGTGGAGGCCGTGGTGACCACGCTGCCCTCCTACAACAGCCTGGAGCCACGTGGGCcaagcagggatggggaggagggacACGAGTGA